ATTCTCCAGATATCAGTATCGATTTCGATATTATGCGCAGACATCTGCCGAAGCACTGCGGGTGTGGCCGTCGGTATCTTCAATGGCCTCGGTCCAGTACCCGAAGCTAATGCGTGTCACCCGGCGGTTCTGGCTCACGCTCGCCGCTATCGGTTGTCTCCTCCTGGGCGGTGGGCTACTCGATGCCCCCCTGTTGGTCGCCGGTGCCGTCGGACTCGCGGGCTGGCTGCTCGCGATGCAGGTCGTGTTCGTCCGCGCCGTCTCTCGGCTGCGGGACGGACTCACAGTCAGCCAGTCGCTCAGTCGGGCCCGAATACGGACCGGCGTCGAGACGACGTACACGCTCGAGGCATCTGTCGCCACCGCCGGCGAACACCTCCCGCTGTCCGTCGAAGCGACGGTCCCACTCGCGGCGCGGATGGAGGCGGGACGGGCCCCAGTGATAGACCTCGGCGAGTCGATGCAGTCGTCGTCGGTAACTGTCCCACTCACCTGGGAGACCGTCGGTCACTACACCGTCGCCGGTGCCACGGTGACGATGCGCAGCGGTGCGGGACTGTTTACGCAGTCGTTCACGACCGACCCCGGTCCCGAGATAACGGTCGAGTCCCCATCGGTCGGTCCGATTCACGTCGGTCAGGGCGGGAAACGGCTACTGCGCGGCGTCGGCGAGCACGAAGCTCGCGGGCGGACGGGCGGCCTGTCTGCCGAGGAGGTACGGAAGTACGTCCCCGGCGACGCACTGAAATACGTCGACTGGAAGGCGACCGCCAGGCTGGACGAGGCCCACGTCCGCAACTACGAAGCCGAGAGCAACCGGAGCGTGGCGCTCGTCCTCGACCATCGCCACACGCTGGGGGACGGCCGGCCGGGAGAGACGAAACTGGACCACCTCAGGGCGGTCGCCGCGGCGTTCCGACAGCGCGCCGAAACGGTCCGTGACCCGCTTGGCTATCTCACCGTCGACGACACGGGCGTGACCGAGTCGCGAATCCCCGCGGCGAGGGCGGAACGCTACAGGGCGTGTCAGCACCGCATCAACGACCTCGATACCGAGTCGTCGGCCGAGACTGCCACAGGCCGGACGGGAACGCTGAGGGGCGCGCCGGGACCGGTGACGGAGGCGCAGTCGCCGATAGAGACGACGCTGCTCGCGTATCGGGATGCCGCCGGGTCGAAGCGACACCTGCCGAACCAACCGCTGTACAACGGGCTGCAGGCGGCTCCACGGGAGATACGCGGCGCGGACCTGCTGGTCATCTGTACTGACGACAGCAACCCAGACGAACTGCGGAACGCGGTCGGATTGGCGGGACGCAACGCGACGGAGGTCGTGGTGTTCGTGACGCCCTCGGTGGCCTTCGACACTGACCTCGTCGCGGACCTCGACGAGGCCAACGAGCGCTACCGGGCCTTCGACCAGTTCCGACGCGAACTGGACGGCATCGACTCGGTGACCGCGTACGAGGTGGGGTCGCCGGAGCGGATGGCGGCTCTCCTGTCCGACAGTCCGGCGAGCGCCGAACGGGGGGAGTACGCATGAGTACGGGGCGGGAGTCGAGAGAACGGCCGCGACGGACAGCAGCGACCGCCCTCGGCGCGGTTGGCGTCGCCGCAGCGACGGCCGGCCTCGCCCTTGACGGGCCGACGTGGCTCGGCCTCGCCGGTGTCGCGCTGGGCGGACTCTTCCTGTTCGGCACGCCGGTTCTCGCCGTCGTGTTCGGGCAGATTGCGCTGGTCGCGGTCGACGCACCGTCGCTGCTGGCCCTTCTCCTCGTCGAAGGGGGCCTGCTGGTCGTGTTGCTCGCCGGGGCTGTCGGGACGCCCGATGGCAGGGCCGCCGGTGGCCTCGCTGCGCTCGTCGTCCCGCTGCTTGGCGGCCTTTGCTGGCTGTCAGTCGGTCGCTGGACCCTGGACCCGCTCCCGGTCGGGA
Above is a window of Haloarcula sp. DT43 DNA encoding:
- a CDS encoding DUF58 domain-containing protein, whose protein sequence is MRVTRRFWLTLAAIGCLLLGGGLLDAPLLVAGAVGLAGWLLAMQVVFVRAVSRLRDGLTVSQSLSRARIRTGVETTYTLEASVATAGEHLPLSVEATVPLAARMEAGRAPVIDLGESMQSSSVTVPLTWETVGHYTVAGATVTMRSGAGLFTQSFTTDPGPEITVESPSVGPIHVGQGGKRLLRGVGEHEARGRTGGLSAEEVRKYVPGDALKYVDWKATARLDEAHVRNYEAESNRSVALVLDHRHTLGDGRPGETKLDHLRAVAAAFRQRAETVRDPLGYLTVDDTGVTESRIPAARAERYRACQHRINDLDTESSAETATGRTGTLRGAPGPVTEAQSPIETTLLAYRDAAGSKRHLPNQPLYNGLQAAPREIRGADLLVICTDDSNPDELRNAVGLAGRNATEVVVFVTPSVAFDTDLVADLDEANERYRAFDQFRRELDGIDSVTAYEVGSPERMAALLSDSPASAERGEYA